The following proteins are co-located in the Oncorhynchus gorbuscha isolate QuinsamMale2020 ecotype Even-year linkage group LG22, OgorEven_v1.0, whole genome shotgun sequence genome:
- the LOC124009380 gene encoding E3 ubiquitin-protein ligase RNF126-like: MAEAPPRSCRFFCHRCSAEINPRLPEYTCPRCESGFIEELSVERSTENGSRSTASTSDQNRPTFESMDHQHMFTFPPGYGQFALGIFDENFDLRAGLPAEDNRETENRREREMASRQRYSARQPQGRHMPRRPGQRHEGVPTLEGIIQQLVNGIIAPTAMPNIAMGPWGMLHSNPMDYAWGANGLDSIITQLLNQFENTGPPPADRERIKNLPSIQITEEHVGSSLECSVCKEDYSVGETVRQLPCNHLFHNDCIVPWLEQHDTCPVCRKSLSGQNTATDPPGLSGMNFSSSSSSSSSPSNENAANNS; this comes from the exons ATGGCTGAAGCTCCCCCACGGTCCTGTCGGTTTTTCTGTCACCGATGTTCAGCAGAGATCAACCCCCGTCTCCCG GAGTACACATGTCCGCGGTGTGAATCTGGCTTCATTGAAGAGCTATCAGTGGAGAGAAG CACTGAAAATGGGTCCAGATCCACTGCCTCCACCAGCGATCAGAACCGTCCGACTTTTGAG AGTATGGACCACCAGCACATGTTTACATTTCCGCCCGGATACGGCCAGTTCGCTCTGGGGATTTTTGACGAGAATTTTGACCTCCGAGCGGGGCTGCCAGCAGAAGACAACCGCGAGACGGAGAACCGACGGGAACGGGAGATGGCGTCACGGCAACGGTACAGTGCTCGGCAACCACAGGGACGACACATGCCACGGCGACCGGGACAGAGACACGAAGGAGTGCCCACATTAGAGGG AATCATCCAGCAGCTAGTGAATGGAATCATAGCACCCACAGCCATGCCAAACATTGCAATGGGACCATG GGGCATGCTGCACTCAAATCCAATGGACTACGCTTGGGGTGCCAATGGACTTGATTCTATCATTACCCAG TTATTAAATCAGTTtgagaacactggtcctcctcctgctgacagagagaggataaagaaccTGCCCAGCATCCAGATCACAGAGGAACATGTGG GTTCCAGTTTAGAATGTTCTGTGTGCAAGGAAGACTACAGTGTAGGGGAGACTGTGAGGCAACTTCCTTGCAATCACCTGTTTCACAATGACTGCATAGTACCATGGCTGGAACAG cacGACACATGTCCAGTGTGCAGAAAGAGCCTCAGTGGACAGAACACAGCCACAGACCCCCCGGGACTTTCAGGAATGaacttctcctcttcctcatcctcttccaGCTCCCCCAGTAATGAGAACGCTGCCAACAACTCCTAG